The uncultured Dysgonomonas sp. genome contains the following window.
GCTATGCCGATATTTTGCTGGTAAAAGCCGAAGCAATCAATGAACTGAATAACGGACCGACAACAGATGCTTATGACGCAATAAACCAGGTGCGGAGAAGAGCTTTCGAACATTTCCCTCTAAATCAAACATCTCCGGACGATTTGCCGGCAGGACTTGATTACAACGGCTTCAAAAAAGCGGTTCAGCAGGAAAGGATGTTTGAACTTACCTATGAGCAAAGCCACTGGCTCGATCTGGTAAGATGGAGAGTTTATGTTAAGACCTTAAAGGAATCGGGATTAGACGAGAGTTACAAGAAAAGTTCCGTAAGCCTCAAAAACTACCGTTTTCCTATACCTCAATCCCAACGGAATATAAATCCCGAAGGTTTATGGCAGAACTGGGGATATGACGGTTATAACGAATCGAAGACCGGTGCAAATCCTTATGCCGGCTTCGAATAAATAAATTATATAATAGAAACCCATTAAAAAGAGCAATATGAAAATCTATTCACAGGATACAAAAAAACGGATAAGTATATTGGCTATTATTATACTTTCCGTATTTGGAACAACATCAGTTGATGCACAGACCGATAATGCTAATACAGGCCCCAATTCTGTATTTGTAAAAGATGCGGTTAAAAAGGCATTTGAACAGAATGCCAGTCCATTGCGCAACTATCTTTTCAGCAGGCGGGAAGCACTCATTAAATTGCAAAGCCTGCCAAGTGAGGAATTACAGGCTGTAACATTAGAAGCCCGTACCACAGCAGAGCAGAGGTCGGGCTTACGGAGAATGCGTATCCGCGGCTTCCAGATCATAAGCGATAGCGGAACGGACTTTGCGGGTTACAATGTAGGACCGGGTTCACCCGAATCGCAGGTTGCGATCATAGCCAGTGATTTAGCGGATAGCTATCTTAATCAGGCAGCTCTGAGAAATATACCTATCGATTCATTAAGAATCGAAATCATAAATCGTCCGGATGCCGCTCCTACAAATAAGGTGAGTTATCCCCGTAACTTCCTCTATACTGCATATATAAAATCGTCAGCGGATGATAAGCAACTGGAAGAATTACGGAAGGCCGCGGAAGCAAATTCTCCGATATTCAATTTTATCCTAAAGCCGCAGGTAGTGACCGGGGAAATTGATTATACCCGGACTCCCGATAAGCTGGTGATACCGGAAGGAGGGCAGCCCGGACTCCGAGAATATCTGAAATATAAGCGTGCCGCGTACTTACATCTTCAGGAAGAAGGCAAGAAACGGGAAGAAGAGAGAAAGAAGAATCCATCGCTGGCGAATAACGAGAACCGTAATCCTCTGGTGGTTACGGTAAACAATAACGGTGTCCGCCAGCTTCAAATCCGCCAGTTCCGTATATTGCACGACAATCCTGCATATCTGGGAGGAAGCGACCTCGGACCTACCTCTCAGGAACATCAGTTAGGTGTGTTGACAAGCTGCCTTACTCATATTTTCCTGATTCAGGCTGCTGCCCGCCAGGTTCCGCTCGATTCGCTGGAAGTGAATGTAAAAGCCACCTCCGATATTCGTGCCGGGCGCAGTGGTTTTGAGACTGTCCCCGGCTATCCGTATGATATTCATTATACCGTGCATGTGAAATCTCCGGCAACATACGAACAAATCGAAGTGTTGCGGGATGCCGTAGAAGCAGTTTGTCCGATATATAACTTATTGAAGGATGAACAAACAATAGAAGGCCGTATAGTTAAAATAGGTAATTAGGTAAATCCAGATTGTGGATTTGTTGGAAGTGCTTCTTGCAGGCACTTCCAATTTTTATAGTTAATTCGAAAAATATGAATAGAATTTATACCATTATATTACTGACTGTTTTTCTTTTTCCTATTTATACAGGTTACGGATATTCAGCCTATGGCAAAGAGCCGGTTGGTATCGACTTTTTTACGAAAGTTAGGAGCATTTCTAATCTGAAAGAAAATAAAGGGGATATATTCTTTATCCTTCGACAGCCCGATTTAGAGGGAGACACATACCGAAGTGACTTATATCAGCTGGTGGATGGAAGGGAGTTAAGACTGACATCTTCAGAAAATGTCTCCGATTACTTTTTTCTTGACGATACTATTATTTTCAAAAGTATACGCGATGAAAAGGACAAAGAAAGACTAAAGAAAGGAGAGCGGCTTACAATATTTCAGAAATTGACCAAAGGTTATCAGGAAGCAACAGAATGGTTGCGGTTGCCTTATGCTGTAAAAGATATCCGGCTAATAGACGGAAACCGTTTCTTTTTTACAGCTTCTTATCGGTTGGCTCCGAAAGAAGAATCCCGGACGGAGGTGCTGAAAGACATAAAAGAAAATGGAAGGTATCGTATCTTCGATGAATTACCCTTTTGGTCGAATGGTCAGGGTGATATCAGTGGAACCCGTACCCACCTTTATTATTATGATAAAGGAAAAATCACCGACCTTTCAGATTCTCTGGAAACGGTTTCCGACATAGAACTTAGTCCCGATAAGAAGCATCTGGCTTATATCCGTAAAACATACCGGAGGAAGGCTTCACAAGATAACAGTCTGGTATCATTGAATACCGGAACATTGGAGAAAAAAGAATGGAATTTGTTCAATAAAGCCGTTTACTCCCAAATCCAGTTTGCGGATAACAATGAATTTGTTGTTCTGGTCAATCGCAGCTTAGAACGCAATAAACAGGAGAATCCTGAATTTTATCGTCTGAATTTGTCATCAGGGAATATTAAAGGAATATATGATGGAGATTTGTATGCGATAGGCAATAGTATCGGTTCTGATATCAAGTCGGGGGGCCGTAGCAAAATTACATTTGATAAAGATGGGTTTAATTTTGTTTCAACTGTGATAGATCAGGCTCCACTTATCCACATAAATTACAAAGGCACCTCTATATCTGTTCGTTCGCCGAAAAATATCTCTATAAACGATTATGTACCCTATAAGGATGGCTTTCTGGTTGTAGCCATGGCAGAGCAACAGGGAGAAGAAGTGTATTTTCTCAACAGTAAAGGAGAGATTTCCCTTTTGAGTTCCATTAATACGGCCCTGTTTGAGAACCATAATGTTGTGAAACCTATAGAAATAAAATTCAGAAATGAAGATGGACGGGAACTAAACGGCTATATTCTGCCTCCGGCCAATTATAAGAAGAACGAAAAATATCCGGCTATATTAAATATACATGGAGGCCCGAAAGCAACTTATGGGACAGTATTCTTTCACGAGATGCAGTATTGGGCAAATCAGGGTTATGCCGTTCTATATACCAATCCCACAGGCAGTAATGGGAGGGGAAACGCATTTACTGATCTGCGGGGTAAATTCGGCTCTGTAGATTATAATGATCTCATGGCTTTTGTGGATGCAGCGATAGAACAGGTTTCGTTTATTGACAGAGGACGTTTGGGGGTTACCGGCGGATCTTACGGCGGATATATGACCAACTGGATAATCGGACATACCAATAGATTTAAAGCGGCGGCTTCGCAACGGAGCATCTCTTCATGGATTTCCTTCAGCAACACGAGTGATATCGGACATACTTTTACCGAATCATACATCGGTCATAATCTATGGACAAACAGTGAGCTGTTATGGGAACAGTCTCCCCTGAAATATGCAGATCAGGTAAATACACCAACGTTGTTCCTCCATAGCGATCAGGACTACAGATGCTGGTTGGTTGAAGGTGTGCAGATGTATTACGCCCTTCAATATTTTGAAGTCCCGACCCGCCTGATAATATTCAACAATGAAAACCATGAATTATCCCGGTCAGGGAAACCTAGAAACCGGATCAAACGCTTGGACGAAATTACCCGGTGGTTTCAGAAATATTTATAGACAGAGATTTTTGTTCTCATTTGGAAAATACCATGTTAGTGGTATTTTTCTTTTTTTATAAAGGATATAACTTCGCTGGTATTAAAGTCATCCGGAAAATAGAGTACGGAGTAACATAAAAGAGAAGAAAATATGTCTAAAGAATCTGATTTTTTACTGAATGCGGGAGAGCAAACCAAAGCAATTCATGGAGGGGAATTTCCCGATCCTGTGACTAAAGCTTCTTCCCCGAATCTAATAATGTCCACAACTTTTATTACAGATGCCGACGCCGGATTTTCCGTTGAAGGTCTTGACGAAAATGATTCATGGCTTTATTCCCGTTGGGGTAATCCTACCGTTCATCAGCTGGAGGAAAAACTGGCTATTTGCGAGGGAGCCGAAACGGCTGTTGCCTTTGCAAGCGGGATGGGTGCTATCGTCGCATTACTTTTCCATTTACTGAAGGCCGGAGACCATGCGATTGTAAGTGATGTAGCCTATGCAGCCCTTGCTGAATTGACGAATGAAATGATTCCCGGGTTAGACATTGAAATCACAAAAGTGAATACCTCCGACCTGAAGTCTCTGAAAGAGGCTGTCAAATCAAATACCCGCCTGATATATATAGAGACTCCCTGCAATCCCCTGCTACGCCTTACAGATATCGCCGCCGTGGCGGAAATTGCACAGGAAGCGGGTGCGAAGTTGGCTGTAGATTCAACATTCGCGACACCTGCCGCTACGAAACCTTTGGCACTGGGTGCCGATTTTGTGATACATTCACTTACCAAGTATTTAGGCGGACATGGTGATGCTTTGGGCGGAGTCATTCTGGGTAGTAAAGAAAATCTGGTTCCTTTACGAAAAAAGACAGCCATCCGTTTTGGCGGAGTATTGAGCCCGTTTAACGCATGGCTGATATTAAGAGGCTTAGCTACATTTCCTCTTCGTATGCGGGTTCATCAGGAGAATGCTCTCAAAATTGCAGCATATCTGGAAAAACATCCGAAAGTTAAGCGTGTATTTTATCCGGGCTTGCCGTCACATCCTCAGTATGAACTGGCAAAGCGGCAAATGAAAAATTACTCGGGAATTATTACGTTCCAGATAGATAACGGAAGGTCACAGGCCCGCAAATTTGTGGAGAGATTACAAATAATTCATTATGCAGTTTCGCTCGGTCATCATCGTTCTTTGATCTTTTATCTGGATAGCAATGAATTATTAAAAACTTCGTTTAAATTCTCAACTCCTCAGCAACTGGAATCATGGAATGATTTTGCAGGAGACGGACTTTTTAGATTATCTGTAGGGCTGGAAGATGCCGAAGACTTAATTAGCGATCTGGAGAGGGCGCTTGTCTGAAAAATATTGCCAAAGCGAATTAGATATTAAAAACTTTATCTATGTATATAGCTGATAGCCTTTAGCCGCCGGCTGATAGTTCTTTGACAGATTGGAATGGCCCCTCCATTGACTACACTTCGTTCCGTCGAACGTTGTTTCTCCCCAAAGGGAGGCTACAGAGAGGCTAAAAAGTAATAGGTAGAAAAAGTGTTACCTTTGTTACCTTTTAGCGGATAAAAGCTAATTAAGATGGATAACCTCACACCCGTTGCTCTAGTAGTCTGTATCTTCAGAGAGCGGACTATGGGTAGCCGGATGTATTTCGGTTTCGTCCTGTTTTAATTGCTCTTTAAAGAATGCCTTAACTGTCTCCCACGGATAGTAGGGGCCGGTATGGCTCTCTAAAGGTAAATTTACTTCATTTTCATTTAAAAGAAGTTTTACCAGTATCTCATTCTTCTTATTACGGAAGAAGATAAGTTGCAGATTGGCTCCCATAGGAGAAACCCGGTAATCCTGCCAGGCGAGATGGAATTTCTCCATGTCGGTTTCCTTATTATTGCATCCTTCTACCTGCATTAGTGTAAGCAGGCGGATGAGGTGCGTATCATGTCCGAAACGAAGATCGGCCGCGGGAGTTCCTTCTTTTATAGCGATTTCCGCACTTTCCACTATATTGCGTAGTAAAGGTATGGCGCAACGGGGCATCAAACCGCCATTAAGCGGAGCATTGGCATTGCAGACATACATGCGTGCATTTACCGTTTTCCAAATGCCGACTAGTTCTTCATATTGGAAGATGTCATATAAAGTTACATCTATGTCTACATTCTGCATATCGGCTGCAATCCAGTAGATTCCACGCATAAGGGCATCCTGATTTGTTATTGCATCGGGATTTACAAACAGTGAAGCCATCAGGCGTTCCGGGCGAACGTTTTTCTTCTCAAAATCACGAAAAGTACGTCTCCATGGAGCTGGTCTTTTTTCAGAAGAAAACTTTTCTCCTTCCGGTGAGGTATAGGCTATATATTCCATATATCGCTGGTAAGCCCTCCGGTCTACATGCAATGCAGGATTCAGTTCTTTCAGGCCTTCTGTGAAATAACTCATACTCATGGCACAGCGCAGCGAGGTAGATGAACGGGCATCAATAGATGCATCTCCACGGAATACCTGAGGGAAATTATGGTACATCCGTCCGGCTATTTCATGTTGCTGCCGTTCGCCCAGAGGGGTGATATTGCCGCTCTTGCCCCGGGCGTCTTCCCATACTTGTTGCAGGCGTTTACGGACATCTATGCCGAGTGGAGTCAATTCGGAACGCTGATAAAGCGAATCGAAAACGTGTAGGACTTCTGTATAACGTTCGTCCGATGTCATCCAGCGGGAACCATGACGGCCATAGTGACTGATGTAGAAGGGTTCGTATCCTTCAGGCGCCGGAGTGTAAACCTCAGGAGGAGCAGGGTAAGCGTAATAGATACTTCCGGTTTGCTCTAGTGTCGGTTGAGAGCGGACTGAAAGTCCGCACAGTAAAAGTATAGTGAATATAATGTATTGTCTCATAAGCCTTATCTTACGGTAATAGACCTGTTTGCTACTTAATTGTTGATCTTTAAATTGCGGACATTCTTTTGTTTGATGCCTTCAGCCGCGTGATCAGGGCGAATGTCACCCCACGTAATGTTACAGTCATCGAGTCTGATATCAGATGCCGTATCTATATAGAAGCTGTAAGTCTTATCACGGATGAACCCTTCACCGTCGCACGGACGCTTGTCGTATATGCCGCCTTCGTATGCAGTACGTTTCTGTAATAGCAGGTCTACATCCTTGAAATAGATATGGTTCACTTTGTCGGGAATATCTCCACCTATAAAGATACCGTTCTCACTGGTACATTTGATATTCGAGAAATAGATACGGCTTACTTCTCCGCATCGGCCTTCGGTGGCTCCTTTCGGGAAACGCCAGCCTGCATCTTTGTGATTGCCTATGGCACGCGGGTAAGACGTGATGTAAATCGGTTCGGCTTTTCCCCACCATACATCGGAGAAGAACATGCAGTCCACGATCATATTTGAGAATATCACATTGGTGACGGTTCCTTCGTCGCGGTTCTGGATGCCTATGCCCCGGTTGCTGTTCTTGATAATGCAGTTATTGAACAGCACATTATTGATCTTATCCATATTCTCCGACCCTATCTTGATGGCACACGAACGGGAGACCATGGTACAGTTTGTTACAACAATGTCTTCGCAAGAACCGTATTCTTCGAACTCCCGCCGGTTTTTCAGGCATATGCAATCATCTCCGGACTCGATATGGCAGTTGGCAATGCGTACATTCTTGGAATGGTCTATGTCAATGCCGTCACCATTGCGTATTTTCAGGTCGTTCAGTATGGTGATGCCATCGATGGAAGCATCGTTGCAGCCGATAAGGTGAACAGTCCAATAGGCACTGTTGCGGATGGTAATATCCCTAATCACAGTTTTTTCCACATTGATGAGAGTCAATACATGTGGGCGGGGATCAAAGTCGGTCACGGGCTTCAATTCATAAGAGTCTTCCAACTCTTTTCCCATGAATGCGACGCCGTTCCCGTCGATTGTGCCGGTTCCGGTAATGGAAATCTCTTTCAGATCTTTCCCATGTATCCACATCATGCCTTCGCCCCGGTTGTCGCGGAAAGCACTTTGTGTATATACCGTCTCATCAGGATTTGCGAGCAGGCGGGAATTGGATTCCAACCGGAGTTCGACATATGAAGCCAACTCAAAGGGACTGCACATAAAAGTATGCCCAGCGGGGATAAGTACTGTGCCTCCACCCGATTGAGAGCATGCATTAATCGCTGCCTGTATTGCTGCGGCATCATCGGTTTTTCCGTCTCCTTTAGCACCATAATCTATAATATTATAGGTGCTCTCGCCTGCCTTCGGGCTATTGCAGGCACCTAACAGGAAGATGGCGTATAAGGTAAACAAAAGTGCTTTAATTTTCATAAATATAGCTTTTCTGATTAATTACTTGTCTATGGTTACTCTTTCGCAGCCTTCGTACCTGAAAGCTTCATAATGACTATCCGGCGCTTTCTCACCTTTGACCCTGATAAGGGTCAAATCGTTGATTTCCCGGAAAAGGTAAGCGCTTTCCCAGAGCTTCTCCGGTTTATCTTTGTTCCAGCATACAAGACAATCGACAAGAGATAGCTCATCTACGCCATGAAACAGGAATCCGTTACGGGATCTTTTATCAATAGCGTCTTCAGGTTCCATAAATAGCTGTACGTCACGGAGGCGGATATTTCTCATACGGTTGCTGAAGCCTTCCATCCGGATACCGCTTTGTCCGGAGGCAATGATGTTATTAAGTACTATGTTTTCTATGCTTCCGGCTGATGGAATGTTCCCGCGCTTCTGTATCGTGAACCAGACAGGATCGCCATTTCCCCACCAGAATGTTTCTTTGCGTACAGTATTGATAGTCATATTCGAGAAGATCACATTGCGCACGGTGCCTCCGTCGCGGACTATGATGTTTAGTCCTCGGTTAGCCCCGTTAATTACACAATTGGAAGCAGTGATATATTCAAAATTGCTGTGTGACTCTGTTCCTATTTTCAAGGCTGCTGAAGAGGAGGTCAAAATGCAATTGCTGATGGTGATATATTGGCAGGGTTGAGTTCTCCCATTCTGACGGGTTGTTTTCAGGCACAGGGCATCATCACCCGTATCTATCCGGCAATTACTGACCGTTACATTGCTGCAACCGTCAATATCCAGACCATCCGCGTTAACGCCATTGTGAGGATCGGACATTATGTATATGCCGTCAACAGATACTCTGTCGCACCATTGTAGGTGTACCGACCAGAAAGAAGATTCAACAACCTGTATGTCCCGGATACGAATATTTGTACATCCCGTGAAGTTGATCGCTCCCGGACAAGGCGGTACTTTCTTGAACTTGCTCTGGTAGTCTACTCCATATAGCCCGGCATTGACAATTTCTCGCGCGGTTATAGAGTCTGTAACTTCAGTTTTTGGCTCTCTCCGGTATCCGATACGTTCTGCCTGGCAATGTAACGTACCTTGTCCTGTGATGGAAATATCCCGGGCATTGACTGCGCCGATCAGCATCTCGGCCTCGGCATTATCGGCTGCGCCGATCTCTCTGGTGAAATTACTGAAGTCTTCGCTTCTTCTGCTGGCATAGAGCGTAGCGCCTGCTTCAATATGCAGGTTGACAAAGCTTTTTAGCTGAATTGTACCACTGAGATAATTACCGGGCGGAACCAATACCATACCTCCTCCATGAGCAGCACAATCATCCACTGCTTTTTGTATGGCCTTTGTAGAGAGTTGTGTAGTATCGGGAACAGCCCCATAGTCTATGATGTTATAAACTGATTGAGACCATGCCACAGAGCTGCAAAGGGCAAGCAGGGATAGTATAGTAATTCTTAGAGATGTTATCATGTATATCCTTTCTTTATATCTTTACTTCATCATATCAGGCGGACAATCCTCCGGTTTGGTTCCCCATTCACAGTTAGGCTTGTTGCCCATAAGA
Protein-coding sequences here:
- a CDS encoding S9 family peptidase; protein product: MNRIYTIILLTVFLFPIYTGYGYSAYGKEPVGIDFFTKVRSISNLKENKGDIFFILRQPDLEGDTYRSDLYQLVDGRELRLTSSENVSDYFFLDDTIIFKSIRDEKDKERLKKGERLTIFQKLTKGYQEATEWLRLPYAVKDIRLIDGNRFFFTASYRLAPKEESRTEVLKDIKENGRYRIFDELPFWSNGQGDISGTRTHLYYYDKGKITDLSDSLETVSDIELSPDKKHLAYIRKTYRRKASQDNSLVSLNTGTLEKKEWNLFNKAVYSQIQFADNNEFVVLVNRSLERNKQENPEFYRLNLSSGNIKGIYDGDLYAIGNSIGSDIKSGGRSKITFDKDGFNFVSTVIDQAPLIHINYKGTSISVRSPKNISINDYVPYKDGFLVVAMAEQQGEEVYFLNSKGEISLLSSINTALFENHNVVKPIEIKFRNEDGRELNGYILPPANYKKNEKYPAILNIHGGPKATYGTVFFHEMQYWANQGYAVLYTNPTGSNGRGNAFTDLRGKFGSVDYNDLMAFVDAAIEQVSFIDRGRLGVTGGSYGGYMTNWIIGHTNRFKAAASQRSISSWISFSNTSDIGHTFTESYIGHNLWTNSELLWEQSPLKYADQVNTPTLFLHSDQDYRCWLVEGVQMYYALQYFEVPTRLIIFNNENHELSRSGKPRNRIKRLDEITRWFQKYL
- a CDS encoding histidine-type phosphatase produces the protein MRQYIIFTILLLCGLSVRSQPTLEQTGSIYYAYPAPPEVYTPAPEGYEPFYISHYGRHGSRWMTSDERYTEVLHVFDSLYQRSELTPLGIDVRKRLQQVWEDARGKSGNITPLGERQQHEIAGRMYHNFPQVFRGDASIDARSSTSLRCAMSMSYFTEGLKELNPALHVDRRAYQRYMEYIAYTSPEGEKFSSEKRPAPWRRTFRDFEKKNVRPERLMASLFVNPDAITNQDALMRGIYWIAADMQNVDIDVTLYDIFQYEELVGIWKTVNARMYVCNANAPLNGGLMPRCAIPLLRNIVESAEIAIKEGTPAADLRFGHDTHLIRLLTLMQVEGCNNKETDMEKFHLAWQDYRVSPMGANLQLIFFRNKKNEILVKLLLNENEVNLPLESHTGPYYPWETVKAFFKEQLKQDETEIHPATHSPLSEDTDY
- a CDS encoding OsmC family protein; the protein is MKIYSQDTKKRISILAIIILSVFGTTSVDAQTDNANTGPNSVFVKDAVKKAFEQNASPLRNYLFSRREALIKLQSLPSEELQAVTLEARTTAEQRSGLRRMRIRGFQIISDSGTDFAGYNVGPGSPESQVAIIASDLADSYLNQAALRNIPIDSLRIEIINRPDAAPTNKVSYPRNFLYTAYIKSSADDKQLEELRKAAEANSPIFNFILKPQVVTGEIDYTRTPDKLVIPEGGQPGLREYLKYKRAAYLHLQEEGKKREEERKKNPSLANNENRNPLVVTVNNNGVRQLQIRQFRILHDNPAYLGGSDLGPTSQEHQLGVLTSCLTHIFLIQAAARQVPLDSLEVNVKATSDIRAGRSGFETVPGYPYDIHYTVHVKSPATYEQIEVLRDAVEAVCPIYNLLKDEQTIEGRIVKIGN
- a CDS encoding glycosyl hydrolase family 28 protein, which produces MKIKALLFTLYAIFLLGACNSPKAGESTYNIIDYGAKGDGKTDDAAAIQAAINACSQSGGGTVLIPAGHTFMCSPFELASYVELRLESNSRLLANPDETVYTQSAFRDNRGEGMMWIHGKDLKEISITGTGTIDGNGVAFMGKELEDSYELKPVTDFDPRPHVLTLINVEKTVIRDITIRNSAYWTVHLIGCNDASIDGITILNDLKIRNGDGIDIDHSKNVRIANCHIESGDDCICLKNRREFEEYGSCEDIVVTNCTMVSRSCAIKIGSENMDKINNVLFNNCIIKNSNRGIGIQNRDEGTVTNVIFSNMIVDCMFFSDVWWGKAEPIYITSYPRAIGNHKDAGWRFPKGATEGRCGEVSRIYFSNIKCTSENGIFIGGDIPDKVNHIYFKDVDLLLQKRTAYEGGIYDKRPCDGEGFIRDKTYSFYIDTASDIRLDDCNITWGDIRPDHAAEGIKQKNVRNLKINN
- a CDS encoding PLP-dependent aspartate aminotransferase family protein — its product is MSKESDFLLNAGEQTKAIHGGEFPDPVTKASSPNLIMSTTFITDADAGFSVEGLDENDSWLYSRWGNPTVHQLEEKLAICEGAETAVAFASGMGAIVALLFHLLKAGDHAIVSDVAYAALAELTNEMIPGLDIEITKVNTSDLKSLKEAVKSNTRLIYIETPCNPLLRLTDIAAVAEIAQEAGAKLAVDSTFATPAATKPLALGADFVIHSLTKYLGGHGDALGGVILGSKENLVPLRKKTAIRFGGVLSPFNAWLILRGLATFPLRMRVHQENALKIAAYLEKHPKVKRVFYPGLPSHPQYELAKRQMKNYSGIITFQIDNGRSQARKFVERLQIIHYAVSLGHHRSLIFYLDSNELLKTSFKFSTPQQLESWNDFAGDGLFRLSVGLEDAEDLISDLERALV
- a CDS encoding glycoside hydrolase family 28 protein, giving the protein MITSLRITILSLLALCSSVAWSQSVYNIIDYGAVPDTTQLSTKAIQKAVDDCAAHGGGMVLVPPGNYLSGTIQLKSFVNLHIEAGATLYASRRSEDFSNFTREIGAADNAEAEMLIGAVNARDISITGQGTLHCQAERIGYRREPKTEVTDSITAREIVNAGLYGVDYQSKFKKVPPCPGAINFTGCTNIRIRDIQVVESSFWSVHLQWCDRVSVDGIYIMSDPHNGVNADGLDIDGCSNVTVSNCRIDTGDDALCLKTTRQNGRTQPCQYITISNCILTSSSAALKIGTESHSNFEYITASNCVINGANRGLNIIVRDGGTVRNVIFSNMTINTVRKETFWWGNGDPVWFTIQKRGNIPSAGSIENIVLNNIIASGQSGIRMEGFSNRMRNIRLRDVQLFMEPEDAIDKRSRNGFLFHGVDELSLVDCLVCWNKDKPEKLWESAYLFREINDLTLIRVKGEKAPDSHYEAFRYEGCERVTIDK